In Spartobacteria bacterium, the genomic stretch ACTGGACATGCACAGCGTTGCTGAACTTACAAAATATGCCCTCCGTGAAGGCATCACCGAGTAGTGGTGAATCCGTTTACACACCACTGACTTCCGCAGAACCTATGGCATTCCGCCCGGCAAACAGCAGTCCCATCCTGCTCAAGATACTCGAACGACGATCTTCCGCTTTGCAAATAACCGCCTGATGCGCGCACATAATGGCACGCCAGAAATCCGGTGCGTCTGTATTACGCATTAAAACATCGACCACCTGGGCATTCGTCCCCAATTCGTCGAGTTCCGCACGATAATCGTTCACCAGTTTAATCACCGGCACCTCGGCATGAAAACTATGCAATCCATCATACAAACAGCCACTGGGCCATGATAAAGCAGCGGTATCTATCAGCAGGGCACTGAATACATTCCTGTTTAGTACTCCAAGAGCATTTATGGGACTATCCGTCACGTCCACCTTACAGTCAAAAGAAGCCATTATCTCTTTTATCCAAACGGCATATCGCACATCGTGTGTCAACAACAGCGGATGCAGCATATTATCCCCTATAACACCCAGCGTTCTCCTGCCTCTCTGTTTAAATCGAAACGGGGCCAGTGCCAGTGCTGCCGCCAGGCATTCCTTGTTCATGGGCTTGGAGACAAACCCGCACACACCGCATTCAGTGACCTTCCGGGTAAACGACGGCTCACTCACCGATGTCATGGCCACCACCGGCACCGGCCGCTCCGCCATAATACGCTGTGTGGCCTCGATCCCGTTGATGCCGGGAAGCATGATATCCATCAGAATGATATCCGGTCCTTCCTTCCGTGCCATTTCAACCGCATCCAGTCCGTCCCTGCTCCAGCCCGCATCTTCATATCCCAGTGCCGCAAGCTGCACGGAAACACGAGCACCCGATACATAATCATCCTCAACCATCATCACGCGCATCTGACCTGTCTTACAATTCATCATTATCCCTTCCTTCACAGAGTTAAAATCGTTGGAGGAACCCTACATGAATTGAGACGCCGTCACCATCGGACAACGACTGATTTGTAAGGTTTAAATATCCCGGCAACGACTCAGTCATCTGCTGAAAAACCGAAACGGCTGACACCGCATCTCAGCCCTTTACACCCCTTAATTCAGCCAGCGTCCGATAGGAAACAAAGGCAAATTCCACTAGCGTTGTCCCCGATATTGGCACCACCAAATCAGGAGCGAAAAAAGAAGGAATGGAAACATGATAACGGTCACAAGACACATAACAAACACTCGGGAAGTATCCGATCTGCCGCCACAGAGCATTATTGTACATTTCATGCATCTAAACAGAGCCATCATGACTCGAGACAGCCATGCGCTGAAATCACTCTGTCTTGCATCGCAAAAAGAATTAAATGCATCTCACCTGCAGCAAATGCAGCCCATGCTGCAGGAAATCTCATCGCTGGGCGAAGCAGGCCGATTCACTCATGCCGATCAGGTGCTAAGCAATATGATTCGGGAACTCAACCGAATTCATCTCACCCCATTCCGTTTTGTCTGACACTCCGTTGAATGCCCGGCGGTTCGAAAATGGACAAGAAAACGGGTACCCTGACCCCGCTCCACTTCGAGCCGCCCATCCAGCTCATTTTCAACCATGGAAGAAACAAGGCGAAGTCCAAGGGATGAACTTCCGGCGCATT encodes the following:
- a CDS encoding response regulator: MMNCKTGQMRVMMVEDDYVSGARVSVQLAALGYEDAGWSRDGLDAVEMARKEGPDIILMDIMLPGINGIEATQRIMAERPVPVVAMTSVSEPSFTRKVTECGVCGFVSKPMNKECLAAALALAPFRFKQRGRRTLGVIGDNMLHPLLLTHDVRYAVWIKEIMASFDCKVDVTDSPINALGVLNRNVFSALLIDTAALSWPSGCLYDGLHSFHAEVPVIKLVNDYRAELDELGTNAQVVDVLMRNTDAPDFWRAIMCAHQAVICKAEDRRSSILSRMGLLFAGRNAIGSAEVSGV